In the Mesorhizobium huakuii genome, GGACGGTGTGCCGCTCAACCGTATCCAGATCCGCATCGATGCCCATCCCTGGAGCCGGGCCGTGGCCGACTGGCTGGTGGCGCTCCTGAGCAAGCGCCGTTCGGACCCGGCAAAGCTCAACCTCTCCTTCGGCATCGATCCGGCGGCGATCTTCGCCGGGACCGGCCGGCTGCGCATGTCGATCGAGGCGTTGCAGGCGTCGATGCCGCAGTCGTTGGCGCATTTCTTCTCGATGGGCGTTCCGGGCGTGCTCCTGGAGGCGGACGGCCGCGTGCTCCACAATGCCGGCGCCACGGAGGCGCAAGAGCTTGGCATCATGCTGGCTTCGGCGGTCTCCTATCTCAGAATGTTCGAGACGGCGCGGCAGCCGCTTGTCTATGCCGCACCCCATATCGGCTTTGCGCTCAGCGTCGACCAGGACCAATTCCTGTCGGTGGCCAAGGTTCGGGCACTGCGCAGGCTCTGGGCACGGCTGCAGGAAGCCTGTTCGATCCCCAATTCCACCGCCAATATCCACGCAGAGACGTCGTTTCGCATGATGACGGCATTGGACCCCGAAACCAACATCCTGCGCACCACGATTGCCTGCTTTGCGGCAGCATCAGGCGGCGCCGATTCGATCTCAATCCTGCCGCACACGATCGCGCATGGTCTGCCGGCGGGTTTTGCCCGCCGCGTTGCCCGCAACGCGCAACTGATCATGGCCAATGAAAGCCATATCGATCATGTCGCCGATCCTGCCTACGGATCCGGCGCGGTCGAAGCGCTGACCGCGGAACTGTGCGAGATGGCCTGGGCGGAATTGCAGACAATCGAGGCCGAGGGCGGCGTCTTGTCCAGCCTCCAGGGCGGGCATATCCAGGCACGCGTTCATGCCGCGGCAGCGCGGCGCAACGCAGCCTATCAGGCAGGCGAGCCAACCATCATCGCCACCACGCTCTATCCGTTGAAAAGCGAACGTCCGGTCGAGACGCTGGCAGCGGAACGACGGCCCGCCTTCACCGAAGGCGTTGCCGTCTGCGAGCCCCTGTTTGCGGTTCGCATCGACCAATCGATCGGAGCCTCCTCTTGATCCCTGATTTCAGCCAGATCGGCTGGGTGCCGCCACGCCGCGCACCCATCGAGGTCAAAGGCCAGCGGATGACGCCGGAAGGCCTTGTCAGCATTGATGCGGTCAATCTCCACGACGCAGGCTCCGGTCAGGCGAATCTTGGCCGCGTCGTTCGCTAGCAAGCTTCTCTGATTGGGGTCGTTGAGGTCAAGCTCCTCCTGATATTTTTCCGGACCATGTCGCCCCGCGGGTCACTCGCTTCTCTTCGCGGTCGACGTTAGGCCGCCGCATGATGGGGTCAGTAGAGCGAGGCGTCTCAATCTGTTGAACGACTTTGGGAGAGTTCGCCCAGGATCGTGCCTGCTAACGAGATCACCTTGCCCATCGTCCCCACGGGAACGATCCGGATCACGCCCTTTCGGGCGGAATAAACTCCTCCTTCGTTGGTCCGTTATCCCCATTTCATGCCGATACGCGGCCGGGTGCCTTGCCGAAGCGGAATTCTGTTGCATCACTCCACATGCGATGCAGAATGACAGCGAGCTTGCGGGCAACAGCAACTCGGGCTCGAGCCATACCGCGCCGTTTGGCGACGTTCATGCCCCAGGCTCTGAGGCTCGACCATTTCTTGCTGAGCACGAGCAGCGAATGGGCTGCCTCATAGAGAGCCGTGCGGGCGAGTTCGTCACCGCATCGGCTGACCTTGCCCTGAATGTCCGTCTCACCAGATTGATAGCGTGCCGGGGTCAGACCCAGATGCGCGCCGACATCCCTCGAGCGACGAAAGCGGTCCGGCTGATCAATCGTGGCACGAAAGGCGAGCGCGGTGATGGGTCCCACACCTGGAACGCTCATCAGCCGCCGACAGACCTCTTCCTGGCGAACGAGACCGAGAACCTGCTTCGTCAGGCGGGCGAACTCTCCCAGCATTGTAGCGAGGATCGTCAGCAGTGGCTCGACCAAAGGCATGACAACCGGATCCGTGCCGGCCAACTCGCGCACACGACTGGCGAAGGCGGTTCGCGACGGCGTGCCCAGCTTGATGCCGGCCTCCCGCAGGATCGCCCGAACCACGTTCTCGATGGTGCGCGTTTCGTTCAGCACCGTGCGGCGGGCGACGAGGAGGGATCGCCAGAGACGGCACTGCCGGCTCTTGACATGCACCTGTCGATACCAGCCGGTGCGCATGATCTGCGCCAGCGCGCGGGCGTCATTCCGATCCGTCTTGTTTGGCATCATCTTCATCGCCGCATTGGCCTGCCGGGTCTCGATGCAAATGGCCGGCAGGCCATCGGCGCACATCCCGTCGTGAAGCCAGGCCGTCAGCGAACACGCTTCGAGCCCGATGCGCTCCAGCGGCAGATCGACTTTCCGCAACGCTTCGATCAACGCCTGCGGCTCGCTCGCCGCACGCGTCTCCTTCACGATCCGCCCGGCCTCGTCGACCACGCAAATCGCGGTCTCTTCCAAAGACACGTCAAGTCCGGCAAAATACTTCATGGCTGCTCCTCCTGATGTTTGTGGCGATCTACATCGACCACGTTCTCACATCTCGACAGGAGCAGCCGCCCTCAATCTGGCTCGGGCGAGACCCCAATCACCCCATCTGTAAAGGTCTACAGGCTGCATCAATGGCGGCTTTGCCCTTCGATGGCGGGAACACATCCCGCATGGAGGCGACGCATGCGCCAACGACGTCCTGTCGGGACCCTCAAAGTTTGCCTCGCATCGTCGTGTAACTATTTGAAATATCTCAATATTTTATACAGAAATGCCTCACGAATTCAGGCTTTAGACACAACAGGACGCCTCGCTTTGGACACGACAGTGCGCCTCACTTGTGCTGGGGTACAAAAAACCCGGCAGGCGCCGGGCTTTGTATTGATGGACGTCTTGGGTCAAACGGACGGCAGCGAGTCTCGACGATAAAACCTCGTGCTGATCGTTTCGCGGTCGAATGCCAGCGGGACGCCGGACTCTTCAAGAGCCGACTTCAATCCGCTGAAATGAACTCCCCGTTCCTTTGCGAGCCGAATGAGCGACACATAGGTTCTCATGAATTCATCAAGGTCGGCTCGCATCACCAGTTTCTGCGGGCAACGGTTGACGGGATTGATGCCAACCCTGAATGGGAGGTGGCCTTGCGCGAGGAGGGCGGTAAGAACTTCAGATCTTACGCCGAGGCTCTTTTCGGTTTCGCGAAGGGACAGTCCGCCATGCTCCTCTCGTCGCACCAGTAGGCGGACCTCATCCGGATCGACCAGGAGAGAAAGGAAACCGCAGTCAGTCGGCGACTTTCTCGTGCGCGTCAGTTTCCCTTCGAGCTTAAGCCTGACGATCTCCATGACAGCGCAGCATGCTTGCTTTCCGGCACTGAGGAGATTGCAGAACCCGGGGTCCGCCTCGCCAGGTTCGTCTGCGCCGGCGAGGAGGCGCGCCAGGAAATCATCCAGGGCCGCCTTTGCAAAATTGTAGTGCGTAAGAACTCCTTGGTCGAGTTCGATCACGGGTCGGATGAACCCGTGCTCCAGCAGGCCGCGGTCGTGGAGGCGAGGCACGTTGAGGTATTTCGCAGCATCCGTCAT is a window encoding:
- a CDS encoding methylmalonyl-CoA mutase subunit beta → MGAGALTRDVEPENAERQRWLALAEKALAGASFEEKLVSHTDDNIRIEPLYDRSTAAEPTVRANPKSPWIVSQRVDDPDIDRARAQALEDVAQGATGLSLVFEGAPNAFGYGLPRTAQALETVLDGVPLNRIQIRIDAHPWSRAVADWLVALLSKRRSDPAKLNLSFGIDPAAIFAGTGRLRMSIEALQASMPQSLAHFFSMGVPGVLLEADGRVLHNAGATEAQELGIMLASAVSYLRMFETARQPLVYAAPHIGFALSVDQDQFLSVAKVRALRRLWARLQEACSIPNSTANIHAETSFRMMTALDPETNILRTTIACFAAASGGADSISILPHTIAHGLPAGFARRVARNAQLIMANESHIDHVADPAYGSGAVEALTAELCEMAWAELQTIEAEGGVLSSLQGGHIQARVHAAAARRNAAYQAGEPTIIATTLYPLKSERPVETLAAERRPAFTEGVAVCEPLFAVRIDQSIGASS
- a CDS encoding IS110 family transposase, with product MKYFAGLDVSLEETAICVVDEAGRIVKETRAASEPQALIEALRKVDLPLERIGLEACSLTAWLHDGMCADGLPAICIETRQANAAMKMMPNKTDRNDARALAQIMRTGWYRQVHVKSRQCRLWRSLLVARRTVLNETRTIENVVRAILREAGIKLGTPSRTAFASRVRELAGTDPVVMPLVEPLLTILATMLGEFARLTKQVLGLVRQEEVCRRLMSVPGVGPITALAFRATIDQPDRFRRSRDVGAHLGLTPARYQSGETDIQGKVSRCGDELARTALYEAAHSLLVLSKKWSSLRAWGMNVAKRRGMARARVAVARKLAVILHRMWSDATEFRFGKAPGRVSA